One window of the Glycocaulis alkaliphilus genome contains the following:
- a CDS encoding MBL fold metallo-hydrolase has translation MLRTLTTIAASLALTAGACAQENSFETTDLGDGIYMIANDRAGNVGLIDAGDHLIMIDTQMPPFLDDLESAVREASGGRAPTLVINTHFHGDHVLGNAHFAALGAGILAHRNVAERLANPVLNQLTGSTPEALDEAFLPDIFVSQAMMLMQFGVTGEVLHFANAHTDGDIIVNIASANIIHMGDLLFSGLYPFIDLDAGGSVEGYIAALDEIIGFSDEETRFIAGHGPLSSRNDLIASRDMLIEGRARVAALVEEGHDLAAIQEQNPLSDFHDAWNWGFITTERMTWTFYRDITGLTE, from the coding sequence ATGTTGCGAACCCTCACCACCATAGCTGCAAGCCTTGCCCTGACTGCCGGGGCCTGCGCGCAGGAAAACAGTTTTGAGACCACCGATCTTGGAGACGGCATCTACATGATCGCCAATGACCGGGCGGGCAATGTGGGGCTTATCGATGCGGGCGATCACCTGATCATGATCGATACCCAGATGCCGCCTTTCCTGGATGATCTTGAAAGCGCGGTACGCGAAGCCAGCGGCGGACGCGCGCCGACGCTGGTCATCAACACCCATTTCCACGGCGATCACGTGCTGGGCAATGCGCATTTCGCCGCTCTGGGAGCCGGCATCCTCGCCCACCGCAATGTCGCCGAGCGCCTCGCCAACCCTGTACTGAATCAGCTGACCGGCAGCACGCCCGAAGCGCTGGATGAGGCCTTCCTGCCGGACATTTTCGTCAGCCAGGCCATGATGCTGATGCAGTTCGGCGTGACCGGCGAGGTCTTGCACTTTGCCAATGCGCACACCGATGGCGACATCATCGTCAACATCGCCAGTGCGAACATCATCCATATGGGCGATCTGCTGTTTTCGGGCCTCTACCCCTTCATCGATCTCGATGCCGGTGGCTCGGTAGAAGGCTATATCGCGGCGCTGGACGAGATTATCGGCTTTAGCGATGAGGAGACCCGCTTCATCGCCGGCCACGGCCCGCTCTCATCCCGTAATGACCTGATCGCCAGCCGTGACATGCTGATCGAGGGCCGCGCGCGCGTTGCCGCGCTGGTGGAGGAGGGCCATGATCTTGCGGCCATTCAGGAACAAAATCCGCTAAGCGACTTCCATGATGCGTGGAACTGGGGTTTCATCACCACAGAGCGCATGACATGGACCTTCTATCGTGACATCACCGGCCTCACGGAATAA
- a CDS encoding SH3 domain-containing protein, whose amino-acid sequence MIRFALAPVLVAVTAALSAAAPAWAQACDTPSGQPVPRFVTLRFSEVRGRIGPSTSHPVRWEYRRQGLPVEIVAETPDWRRVRDPQGEESWMHRRTLSGRRAVHVIEETGLHTRPDVESPETARAEPGAILWLERCRSGWCRLESDGIRGWVIAAHLWGTYAYEQAAAPDPESAAGPPCHGARSVAQEAAVQGAAGL is encoded by the coding sequence ATGATCCGCTTCGCCCTCGCCCCTGTTCTGGTTGCTGTGACCGCCGCGCTGTCGGCGGCTGCGCCCGCTTGGGCGCAGGCCTGCGACACACCGTCGGGCCAGCCTGTGCCGCGCTTTGTCACGCTGAGATTTTCTGAAGTGCGCGGGCGTATCGGCCCGTCGACCAGCCATCCGGTGCGCTGGGAGTATCGCCGTCAGGGCCTTCCCGTAGAGATCGTCGCCGAAACTCCCGACTGGCGGCGCGTGCGCGATCCGCAAGGCGAGGAAAGCTGGATGCACCGGCGCACGCTCTCTGGCCGCCGCGCAGTGCATGTGATCGAGGAAACCGGGCTGCACACGCGCCCCGATGTCGAATCGCCGGAGACAGCACGCGCCGAACCCGGCGCGATCCTGTGGCTGGAGCGTTGCCGCTCCGGCTGGTGCCGCCTGGAATCCGATGGAATACGCGGCTGGGTCATAGCCGCTCATCTATGGGGCACCTATGCTTACGAGCAGGCGGCCGCGCCGGACCCTGAGTCTGCTGCCGGGCCGCCCTGTCATGGCGCGCGGTCCGTGGCGCAGGAAGCCGCCGTGCAGGGCGCGGCAGGCCTGTAG
- the fabA gene encoding 3-hydroxyacyl-[acyl-carrier-protein] dehydratase FabA, whose product MSQYPSSFNYDGLIECGKGQLFGPGNAQLPLPPMLMADRITHISGEGGKFGKGQVVAELDINPDLWFFACHFEGDPVMPGCLGLDAMWQLVGFFLGWSGAPGKGRALGVGEVKFTGQVTPDVKNVRYVIDLKRVIMRKLVLGLADGHVEADGKVIYTASDLRVGLFKPEDMNQSGASA is encoded by the coding sequence ATGTCCCAATACCCTTCCAGCTTTAATTATGACGGTCTGATCGAGTGCGGAAAAGGCCAGCTTTTCGGCCCCGGCAACGCCCAGCTTCCCTTGCCGCCCATGCTGATGGCAGACCGCATCACCCACATCTCCGGTGAGGGTGGCAAGTTCGGCAAGGGCCAGGTCGTTGCAGAGCTGGATATCAATCCCGATCTCTGGTTCTTCGCCTGCCATTTCGAGGGCGATCCGGTGATGCCGGGCTGCCTTGGCCTTGATGCGATGTGGCAGCTGGTCGGCTTCTTCCTTGGCTGGTCAGGCGCGCCGGGCAAGGGCCGTGCGCTGGGCGTGGGCGAGGTGAAGTTCACCGGCCAGGTGACCCCGGACGTCAAGAATGTGCGTTACGTGATTGATCTCAAGCGCGTCATCATGCGCAAGCTTGTGCTCGGGCTTGCCGATGGCCATGTCGAGGCGGACGGGAAGGTGATCTACACCGCTTCCGATCTGCGCGTGGGCCTGTTCAAGCCCGAGGACATGAACCAGTCAGGAGCGTCTGCATGA
- the fabB gene encoding beta-ketoacyl-ACP synthase I, with translation MRRVVVTGIGIVSSIGEDKEKVAAALKAGKSGVIAAPEYTELNFKCQVHARPPVKAADHVDKRAMRFMGEGAGWAYMSMEQAIADAGLEPGDVSNPRTGLIVGTGGPSTEAIVTAADVTREKGPRRIGPFAVPKAMASTGSATLATPFQIKGINYSISSACTTSLHCIGAAAEQIQWGKQDVMFAGGGEELHWSLSNLFDAMGAMSSAYNDTPERASRAFDKDRDGFVIAGGAGILVLEEYERAKARGAKIYAEIVGYGATSDGHDMVQPSGEGAVRCMQNAIAEAGGRKIDYINPHATSTPVGDIKEMGALRDLFGKNVPALSATKSMTGHSLGAAGVQEAIYCLLMMRDGFIAPSINIDNLDPEFDGLPIVRETTKAEITTALSNSFGFGGTNGTVIFSKV, from the coding sequence ATGAGACGGGTTGTCGTAACCGGAATTGGCATTGTTTCGTCCATCGGGGAAGACAAGGAAAAGGTCGCAGCGGCGCTGAAAGCCGGCAAGTCCGGCGTGATTGCCGCGCCCGAATACACCGAGCTGAACTTCAAGTGCCAGGTCCATGCCCGCCCGCCGGTGAAGGCGGCCGACCATGTCGACAAGCGCGCCATGCGCTTCATGGGTGAGGGTGCGGGCTGGGCCTATATGTCGATGGAGCAGGCCATCGCCGATGCCGGCCTTGAGCCGGGCGATGTGTCCAATCCGCGCACCGGCCTGATCGTCGGTACGGGCGGCCCCTCGACCGAGGCTATTGTCACCGCCGCCGATGTGACGCGCGAGAAGGGTCCGCGCCGCATCGGCCCGTTCGCGGTGCCCAAGGCCATGGCCTCCACCGGCTCGGCAACGCTCGCCACCCCCTTCCAGATCAAGGGGATCAATTATTCGATCAGCTCGGCCTGCACGACTTCGCTGCATTGCATTGGCGCGGCGGCTGAACAGATCCAGTGGGGCAAGCAGGATGTGATGTTCGCCGGTGGCGGCGAGGAGCTGCACTGGTCGCTTTCCAACCTGTTTGACGCCATGGGCGCGATGAGCTCGGCCTATAATGACACGCCGGAGCGCGCCAGCCGCGCCTTTGACAAGGACCGCGACGGCTTCGTCATCGCGGGCGGGGCGGGCATTCTGGTGCTGGAAGAGTATGAGCGGGCGAAAGCACGCGGCGCGAAAATCTATGCCGAGATCGTCGGCTATGGCGCGACATCCGATGGCCATGACATGGTACAGCCCTCCGGCGAAGGCGCGGTGCGCTGCATGCAGAACGCCATTGCCGAGGCGGGCGGGCGCAAAATCGACTATATCAACCCGCACGCCACCTCCACGCCCGTGGGCGACATCAAGGAGATGGGCGCGCTGCGCGATCTGTTTGGGAAAAATGTCCCGGCGCTCTCGGCGACCAAGTCGATGACGGGCCACTCTCTGGGCGCAGCCGGTGTGCAGGAGGCGATCTACTGTCTTTTGATGATGCGCGACGGCTTCATCGCCCCGTCCATCAATATCGACAATCTCGACCCCGAATTTGACGGCCTGCCCATCGTGCGTGAGACGACAAAGGCCGAGATCACCACCGCGCTGTCGAACTCGTTCGGCTTTGGCGGCACCAATGGCACGGTGATCTTCTCGAAGGTGTAG
- a CDS encoding ribonucleotide-diphosphate reductase subunit beta, whose translation MSTGPIISSDRPGLLTPSFAYKPFRYPWAYEYWKRQQQVHWLPEEVPLGEDCKDWATKLTDGERNLLTQIFRFFTQSDVEVGANYMENYMPLFKPVEVRMMLASFSNMETVHIAAYALLLETIGMPDTEFSAFMEYQEMSAKHDYLGKFGVETDRDILTSMAVFGGFTEGLQLFASFAMLMNFPRFNKMKGMGQIVSWSVRDESLHCEGMMKMFHTFAEETGAYTQSVKDDIIDCCKTVVSLEDKFIELAFEAGEVEGMTPDDIKAYIRYIADWRLQQLKLPPVYGAKEHPLPWLTEILNGVEHANFFEARATEYSKGATKGDWHGDEGVWSNFDNWVSKKRTLPTQAELAE comes from the coding sequence ATGAGCACCGGCCCCATCATTTCCAGCGACCGCCCCGGCCTGTTGACGCCCAGCTTTGCCTACAAGCCCTTCCGCTATCCGTGGGCCTATGAGTACTGGAAGCGCCAGCAGCAGGTTCACTGGCTGCCTGAAGAGGTGCCGCTGGGCGAGGACTGCAAGGACTGGGCGACCAAGCTCACCGATGGCGAGCGCAATCTGCTCACGCAGATTTTCCGCTTCTTCACGCAGTCTGATGTGGAGGTGGGCGCGAACTACATGGAAAACTACATGCCGCTCTTCAAGCCGGTTGAAGTGCGCATGATGCTGGCCTCCTTCTCCAACATGGAGACGGTCCACATCGCGGCCTATGCGCTGCTGCTGGAAACCATCGGCATGCCCGACACCGAATTCTCCGCCTTCATGGAGTATCAGGAGATGTCGGCCAAGCACGACTATCTCGGCAAGTTCGGGGTGGAGACCGACCGCGACATCCTCACCTCCATGGCGGTGTTTGGCGGTTTCACCGAAGGGCTGCAGCTCTTTGCCAGCTTTGCCATGCTGATGAACTTCCCGCGCTTCAACAAGATGAAGGGGATGGGCCAGATCGTGTCCTGGTCGGTGCGCGATGAATCGCTGCACTGCGAGGGCATGATGAAAATGTTCCATACCTTCGCCGAGGAGACGGGCGCCTATACCCAGTCCGTCAAGGACGACATCATCGATTGCTGCAAGACGGTGGTGAGCCTTGAAGACAAGTTCATCGAGCTGGCCTTCGAGGCCGGCGAGGTGGAAGGCATGACGCCGGACGATATCAAGGCCTATATCCGCTATATCGCCGACTGGCGCCTGCAGCAACTCAAGCTCCCGCCCGTCTATGGCGCGAAGGAGCACCCGCTGCCCTGGCTCACCGAGATACTCAACGGGGTGGAGCACGCCAACTTCTTCGAGGCGCGCGCCACCGAGTACTCCAAGGGCGCGACCAAGGGCGACTGGCACGGCGATGAAGGCGTGTGGTCGAACTTTGACAACTGGGTCTCCAAAAAGCGCACCCTGCCAACACAGGCCGAACTCGCGGAGTAG
- a CDS encoding reverse transcriptase domain-containing protein, translated as MNALQKNFSTKALADCYSRNRSKFRKAGSAGIDGVGLIDFDDELTENIADLSKQIISGAYVHKSLKAFAFLKSNGKVRWICVPTIRDRLVQRRVAEVILQGAHSKIRTEFGFGALKREGAEAERTATKVALALRQESPWVVKSDISAFFDELRRDSVKAAYRNVCRQRSLYALIDQVIDVEAVPRPGTPHKMNESGITRGRGLRQGMPLSPLLAHISLVALDNFLESRGIKFVRYVDDLVFFGVSKDEAVRAFEVAKSWLSERHLELPNIREGKTEICKPSQHVEFLGIDIYKAKNIYRMRIPSSKFDRLDGRFSEKSFLNLENPAHGEVLSALRFVSSARKSYSGVYRFLDNWPAFENKIRDYERRSIRIISKRLSDISTKRGGLSPEVLRAFGVAP; from the coding sequence ATGAACGCGCTCCAGAAAAACTTCTCAACAAAAGCTCTCGCAGACTGCTACTCGCGAAACAGATCTAAGTTTCGTAAGGCAGGCTCCGCAGGAATTGACGGCGTCGGCCTGATCGATTTCGATGACGAACTTACCGAAAACATAGCAGACCTATCAAAGCAGATCATTTCAGGCGCCTATGTGCATAAGTCTCTGAAGGCATTTGCGTTTTTGAAGTCGAACGGCAAGGTTCGTTGGATTTGCGTTCCAACTATTCGGGACCGGCTTGTGCAGAGAAGAGTCGCAGAAGTCATTCTTCAGGGCGCCCACAGCAAGATTAGAACGGAGTTCGGCTTTGGCGCCCTCAAAAGGGAGGGGGCCGAGGCAGAGCGCACGGCGACCAAGGTTGCTTTAGCCCTACGACAAGAGAGCCCGTGGGTTGTAAAGTCTGATATATCAGCATTTTTTGACGAGTTGCGCCGGGATTCTGTAAAGGCTGCGTACCGAAACGTATGCAGACAGCGCTCATTGTACGCCCTTATCGATCAGGTGATCGATGTAGAGGCCGTGCCGCGTCCGGGAACTCCGCATAAGATGAATGAGTCCGGGATTACGCGTGGCCGCGGGCTTCGCCAAGGAATGCCTTTGTCGCCATTACTAGCTCACATCTCACTGGTAGCACTTGATAACTTCCTAGAAAGTCGCGGCATCAAGTTTGTGCGTTATGTGGACGATCTGGTCTTTTTTGGCGTTTCCAAAGATGAGGCGGTGCGGGCATTTGAAGTTGCTAAGAGCTGGCTTTCGGAAAGACATCTAGAGCTTCCAAATATACGGGAAGGGAAAACAGAGATATGCAAACCAAGTCAACATGTTGAATTTCTTGGAATAGATATATACAAAGCAAAAAACATCTATAGAATGCGAATTCCCAGTTCGAAATTTGATAGATTAGACGGCCGATTTTCTGAAAAGTCGTTCTTAAATCTTGAAAATCCAGCGCACGGCGAGGTTTTGTCTGCGCTCAGATTTGTATCCTCCGCGCGCAAGTCATATTCTGGTGTTTATCGCTTTCTTGATAACTGGCCTGCGTTCGAAAACAAGATCAGAGACTACGAACGACGATCCATTAGGATAATCTCTAAACGTTTGTCCGACATTAGTACGAAGAGGGGAGGGCTATCTCCGGAAGTGCTTCGAGCTTTCGGTGTCGCCCCTTAA
- a CDS encoding Na/Pi cotransporter family protein produces MEILAPLLGGLGLFMLGMALMTDGLKTAAGDALKSILGAWTRTRARGLVAGAFITAAVQSSSAVTVATIGFVNAGLLTLGQAIWVVFGANVGTTMTGWLVSQVGLKLDWGALALPLIGLGMIAGLALKSRPRLGGAAQAVAGFGLFFLGVGLLQQAFSGLTPQIAALDLEGAGMFAIPLFILVGALLTTLTQSSSAAMAITLSASAGGAVPLSLAAAAVIGANIGTTSTALLASIGATPAARRVAMAHVAFNAVTAIGALALLPLLLWASEGVLDGAHLVDDTPGRLAAFHTIFNLLGVLLILPLAPRLTRWLAGLFSTPDEAVSRPEYLDSNLLQTPSLAVRSLALECWRLHTLALDLASAYLGESGRRTTAPDHRREALSELAGAIRDFIDQLTQVSLPPESGKALADLVRVIQHTEELLQASAQLQALPAPRTGPALKPAWDGMDAEVRASLSIAADRETFTDTAAQTEKAFQSLKKTLLAALAEGSAGLGPVDTGLVRAQVLRRIALSARDGRQRLGDWLNGGEPEAVEPD; encoded by the coding sequence ATGGAGATACTGGCCCCATTGCTGGGTGGACTTGGCCTGTTCATGCTCGGCATGGCGCTGATGACGGACGGGCTGAAAACCGCCGCTGGCGATGCGCTCAAATCCATTCTCGGCGCATGGACACGCACCCGCGCGCGCGGCCTCGTCGCAGGCGCGTTCATCACGGCAGCAGTGCAGTCCTCCAGCGCAGTGACGGTCGCCACGATCGGGTTTGTCAACGCTGGCCTGTTGACGCTGGGTCAGGCGATCTGGGTGGTGTTCGGCGCCAATGTCGGCACCACGATGACGGGCTGGCTGGTCTCGCAAGTGGGCCTGAAGCTGGACTGGGGCGCGCTCGCCCTGCCGCTGATCGGACTGGGCATGATTGCGGGGCTGGCGCTGAAATCCCGCCCCAGGCTTGGCGGCGCGGCGCAGGCGGTTGCGGGCTTTGGTCTCTTCTTTCTGGGCGTCGGGCTGTTGCAGCAGGCCTTTTCCGGCCTCACCCCGCAGATTGCCGCTCTTGATCTGGAAGGGGCGGGAATGTTTGCCATCCCGCTCTTCATTCTGGTCGGCGCGCTGCTGACCACGCTCACCCAGTCCTCCAGCGCCGCCATGGCCATCACCCTGTCGGCGAGCGCAGGCGGCGCTGTGCCGCTATCGCTGGCCGCCGCGGCCGTGATAGGGGCCAATATCGGCACTACCTCGACCGCGCTTCTCGCCTCGATAGGGGCAACGCCCGCCGCCCGCCGCGTGGCGATGGCGCACGTGGCGTTTAACGCGGTAACGGCCATCGGCGCGCTGGCCTTGCTGCCGCTCTTGTTGTGGGCGTCAGAAGGCGTACTGGACGGCGCGCATCTGGTCGATGACACGCCCGGCCGGCTGGCCGCCTTTCACACGATTTTCAACCTGCTGGGCGTTCTCCTGATCCTGCCGCTCGCCCCGCGCCTGACGCGCTGGCTGGCGGGTCTGTTCAGCACGCCTGATGAAGCCGTGTCGCGCCCGGAATATCTGGATTCCAACCTGTTGCAGACGCCGTCCCTGGCGGTGCGCTCGCTGGCGCTGGAATGCTGGCGGCTCCATACGCTCGCGCTGGATCTGGCCTCTGCGTATCTGGGCGAATCCGGTAGGCGCACTACCGCGCCCGATCACCGGCGCGAAGCGCTGTCCGAACTGGCAGGCGCCATCCGGGATTTTATCGATCAGCTGACGCAAGTGAGCCTGCCGCCCGAAAGCGGCAAGGCGCTGGCCGACCTTGTCCGCGTCATCCAGCATACCGAGGAATTGCTGCAGGCCAGTGCGCAGCTGCAGGCCCTGCCTGCTCCCCGGACCGGACCTGCCCTGAAACCGGCCTGGGACGGGATGGATGCTGAGGTGCGCGCCAGCCTGTCCATAGCGGCAGACCGCGAGACCTTCACCGACACGGCCGCCCAGACCGAAAAGGCATTCCAGTCGTTGAAAAAGACGCTGCTGGCGGCGCTGGCCGAGGGTTCGGCGGGGCTGGGCCCGGTCGATACCGGCCTTGTCCGCGCGCAGGTCTTGCGGCGTATCGCCCTGTCGGCACGCGATGGGCGCCAGCGGCTGGGTGACTGGCTCAATGGCGGCGAGCCGGAAGCCGTCGAGCCGGATTGA